Proteins encoded together in one Xenopus laevis strain J_2021 chromosome 6L, Xenopus_laevis_v10.1, whole genome shotgun sequence window:
- the LOC121394462 gene encoding uncharacterized protein F54H12.2-like encodes MAFVHDTSVEYAKSELDIFQIPPTQTSIEKSLYVEVQPIAALADNAPLEFFISGSGEYYYDLNNTLLHVVCRIVNPDNTPIPDGSRVTLINYPIASLFNQLDITLGDTLISRSDNLYTYRAYIESLINYNSQTLAAQFTAGLFYKDTAGHHDDRALDGRNAGFNKRSQYTARSRSVELMGPIYGDIFNQPKLILNGLDLKIKLTRNKDSFCIMSAEAGHFKVQIQHASLFVKRVQVSPAVRIGHSRALLTANAKYSIDRASLKVYSIPAGTRISNHENLFLGNIPKTVILAFVDNDAFSGNYQKNPLCFNHYNVNYAALYLDGQQIPAKPFQPNFQGESAVREYMSLVHISGKQKADNALSVDRSEFLNGYTLFAFDLSPDQEPGGHFSLVKTGNLRAEIRFAEPVLNTINMIVYAVHENIIEINNRREVLYDFQ; translated from the coding sequence ATGGCTTTTGTGCATGACACCTCCGTTGAGTACGCAAAATCAGAGTTGGATATATTTCAAATACCACCTACGCAGACAAGCATAGAAAAATCGCTTTATGTGGAGGTACAACCAATCGCTGCCCTTGCCGATAACGCTCCTTTGGAGTTCTTCATCTCTGGCAGCGGTGAATATTATTATGACCTCAATAACACTCTGTTACACGTCGTTTGCCGAATCGTTAACCCGGATAACACACCCATACCTGACGGATCCCGCGTTACACTTATTAACTACCCTATTGCTAGCCTTTTTAACCAATTGGACATAACGCTGGGCGACACGTTGATTTCCCGAAGTGACAACCTGTATACGTATAGAGCCTATATTGAATCCCTAATAAATTATAATTCACAAACTTTGGCGGCACAATTTACGGCCGGTTTATTCTATAAAGACACAGCCGGTCATCATGATGACCGGGCTCTCGACGGTCGAAACGCTGGTTTCAACAAGCGCTCGCAGTATACCGCACGCTCCAGAAGTGTGGAATTAATGGGGCCCATTTACGGTGATATATTTAATCAACCTAAGCTAATACTGAACGGGCTAGATCTAAAGATAAAgttgaccagaaataaagactctttCTGTATTATGTCCGCCGAGGCGGGTCATTTTAAAGTCCAGATACAGCACGCATCGCTGTTTGTCAAAAGAGTTCAAGTATCTCCAGCTGTGAGAATCGGCCACAGTCGTGCCCTGTTAACCGCTAACGCTAAGTATTCGATCGATCGAGCGTCGCTTAAAGTGTACAGTATACCGGCGGGCACCCGCATATCCAACCATGAAAACCTCTTTCTCGGAAACATTCCAAAAACGGTAATACTAGCGTTTGTGGACAACGACGCGTTTTCGGGGAATTATCAAAAAAACCCTTTGTGCTTCAATCACTATAATGTGAATTACGCAGCTTTATATTTGGACGGTCAACAAATACCCGCAAAGCCTTTTCAACCCAATTTTCAAGGCGAATCAGCTGTTCGGGAATATATGTCACTCGTGCATATTTCGGGTAAACAAAAGGCTGACAACGCTTTATCCGTGGATCGGTCTGAATTTTTGAACGGTTACACCTTGTTCGCTTTTGATTTGTCACCGGATCAAGAACCTGGCGGACATTTCTCTCTAGTAAAAACTGGAAACCTCAGAGCCGAAATTAGATTTGCTGAACCGGTGTTAAACACTATTAACATGATTGTTTACGCCGTTCATGAGAACATTATTGAAATTAATAATAGAAGGGaggttttatatgattttcagtaA